A part of Podarcis raffonei isolate rPodRaf1 chromosome 12, rPodRaf1.pri, whole genome shotgun sequence genomic DNA contains:
- the LOC128424278 gene encoding zinc finger protein 345-like isoform X1: protein MPRTIRFGEGGRAESRLCSACEGFYRAGVLERTGSRDSRGQVLQSRFLPPPVPSPFRHLWSPPRAASVSLLGIIRFLDSSGRMKETDPAKLARMEGGRWTVDLVRLSSASLPTTSERSLSGNSERSGDVDGWSSRDGEELEEKNKGDQNRIHIAEKSYKYSECGENIRQSSQSTSHQRKSFVRRDSFTSHERTKSREKLYQCRECGKSFTRKGSLASHHRIHTGEKPYNCMECGKSFSYSHHLTSHQRIHTGEKPYQCFECGKSFRKSSHLSSHQRIHTGEKPYQCFECGKSFRKSSHLSSHQRIHTGEKPYQCFECGKSFSQSAHLTSHQRIHTGEKPYNCTECAKSFSQKGSLTSHQRIHTGEKTYQCLECGKSFRTEIKLTSHQRIHRGEKPFQCHECGKSFRIRLSLTFHQRIHTGEKPYQCLECGKSFSQSAHLTSHQRIHTGEKPYQCFECGKSFSLSHSLTSHQRSHTGEKPYQCFKCGKSFSLSSSLTSHLRIHTGEKPFQCHECEKSFSHSSSLTSHQRIHTGQKPYQCLECGMRFNRKDSLTSHQRIHTGEKPFQCHECEKSFSQSSNLTSHQRIHTGQKPYQCLECGKSFRQRGDLTSHQRIHTGEKPFQCLECGKSFSLSHSLTSHQRIHTGEKPYPCLECGKSFSHTNHLISHQRIHTGEKPFQCLECGKSFSLSHSLTSHQRIHTGEKPYQCLECGKSFSRKENVTSHQRIHTGKKPYQCLDCGKSFNRKDGLTSHQRIHAEGRPRKKSNKAKIIKQPVPNTVERERERDGGE, encoded by the exons gttCCTCGACTcatcaggaaggatgaaagagacgGATCCTGCAAAGCTagcgaggatggaagggggaagatggacggttgacctggtcaggttgtcttccgcatccctccccacaacctctgagcgTTCCCTGTCAGGGAACTCTGAGAGATCTGGTGACGTGGATGGATGGAGCTCGAGAG atggtgaagAATTGGAAGAGAAGAACAAGGGGGACCAGAACAGAATCCACATAGCAGAGAAGTCATATAAATATTCAGAGTGTGGAGAGAACATCCGTCAGAGCTCCCAGtccacctcccatcaaagaaagAGCTTCGTTAGGAGGGATAGCTTCACTTCACATGAAAGAACAAAGAGTAGGGAGAAATTGTATCAGTgcagagaatgtggaaagagtttcactcGGAAGGGCAGTCTCGCTTCCCATcatagaattcatacaggagagaaaccctataactgcatggaatgtggaaagagctttagttacagccaccatctcacttcccatcaaagaattcatacaggggagaaaccctatcagtgcttcgaatgtggaaagagcttcagaaaaaGTTCCCATCTCagttctcatcaaagaattcatacaggggagaaaccctatcagtgcttcgaatgtggaaagagcttcagaaaaaGTTCCCATCTCagttctcatcaaagaattcatacaggggagaaaccctatcagtgcttcgaatgtggaaagagctttagtcaaagtgcacatctcacttcccatcaaagaattcatacaggggagaaaccttataatTGCACAGAATGTGCAAAAAGCTTCAGCCAGAAGGGTAGTCTCACTTcacatcaaaggattcatacaggggagaaaacatatcagtgtttggaatgtggaaagagcttccggaCGGAGATTAAGCTCACaagccatcaaagaattcatagaggggagaaaccttttcaatgccatgagtgtggaaagagctttcgtatCCGGCTGAGTCTCacattccatcaaagaattcatacaggggagaaaccctatcagtgcttagaatgtggaaagagctttagtcaaagtgcacatctcacttcccatcaaagaattcatacaggggagaaaccctatcagtgcttcgaatgtggaaagagcttcagtctcagccatagtctcacttcccatcaaagaagtcatacaggggagaaaccctatcagtgcttcaaatgtggaaagagcttcagtcttagcagtagtctcacttcccatcttagaattcatacaggggagaaaccttttcaatgccacgagtgtgaaaagagcttttcTCACAgttccagtctcacttcccatcaaagaattcatacagggcagaaaccctatcagtgcttggaatgtgggatgAGGTTCAATCGGAAggatagtctcacttcccatcaaagaattcatacaggggagaaaccttttcaatgccacgagtgtgaaaagagcttttcTCAGagttccaatctcacttcccatcaaagaattcatacagggcagaaaccctatcagtgcttggaatgtggaaagagctttcgtcagagaggtgatctcacttcccatcaaagaattcatacaggggagaaaccctttcaatgcctggaatgtgggaaaagcttcagtctCAGTCACAGTCTCActtcacatcaaagaattcatacaggggagaaaccatatccatgcctggaatgtgggaagagcttcagtcacacgaaccatctcatttcccatcaaagaattcatacaggggagaaaccctttcaatgcctggaatgtgggaaaagcttcagtctCAGTCACAGTCTCActtcacatcaaagaattcatacaggggagaaaccatatcagtgcttggaatgtggaaagagcttcagccggAAGGAAAatgtcacttcccatcaaagaattcatacagggaagaaaccctatcagtgcttggactgtggaaagagtttcaatcGGAAGGatggtctcacttcccatcaaagaattcatgcaGAGGGAAGACCAAGAAAGAAAAGTAATAAAGCAAAAATTATTAAACAGCCCGTACCAAACACAGTTGAACGGGAAAGAGAAAGGGACGGGGGAGAATAA
- the LOC128424278 gene encoding zinc finger protein 883-like isoform X3, translated as MFLDSSGRMKETDPAKLARMEGGRWTVDLVRLSSASLPTTSERSLSGNSERSGDVDGWSSRDGEELEEKNKGDQNRIHIAEKSYKYSECGENIRQSSQSTSHQRKSFVRRDSFTSHERTKSREKLYQCRECGKSFTRKGSLASHHRIHTGEKPYNCMECGKSFSYSHHLTSHQRIHTGEKPYQCFECGKSFRKSSHLSSHQRIHTGEKPYQCFECGKSFRKSSHLSSHQRIHTGEKPYQCFECGKSFSQSAHLTSHQRIHTGEKPYNCTECAKSFSQKGSLTSHQRIHTGEKTYQCLECGKSFRTEIKLTSHQRIHRGEKPFQCHECGKSFRIRLSLTFHQRIHTGEKPYQCLECGKSFSQSAHLTSHQRIHTGEKPYQCFECGKSFSLSHSLTSHQRSHTGEKPYQCFKCGKSFSLSSSLTSHLRIHTGEKPFQCHECEKSFSHSSSLTSHQRIHTGQKPYQCLECGMRFNRKDSLTSHQRIHTGEKPFQCHECEKSFSQSSNLTSHQRIHTGQKPYQCLECGKSFRQRGDLTSHQRIHTGEKPFQCLECGKSFSLSHSLTSHQRIHTGEKPYPCLECGKSFSHTNHLISHQRIHTGEKPFQCLECGKSFSLSHSLTSHQRIHTGEKPYQCLECGKSFSRKENVTSHQRIHTGKKPYQCLDCGKSFNRKDGLTSHQRIHAEGRPRKKSNKAKIIKQPVPNTVERERERDGGE; from the exons AT gttCCTCGACTcatcaggaaggatgaaagagacgGATCCTGCAAAGCTagcgaggatggaagggggaagatggacggttgacctggtcaggttgtcttccgcatccctccccacaacctctgagcgTTCCCTGTCAGGGAACTCTGAGAGATCTGGTGACGTGGATGGATGGAGCTCGAGAG atggtgaagAATTGGAAGAGAAGAACAAGGGGGACCAGAACAGAATCCACATAGCAGAGAAGTCATATAAATATTCAGAGTGTGGAGAGAACATCCGTCAGAGCTCCCAGtccacctcccatcaaagaaagAGCTTCGTTAGGAGGGATAGCTTCACTTCACATGAAAGAACAAAGAGTAGGGAGAAATTGTATCAGTgcagagaatgtggaaagagtttcactcGGAAGGGCAGTCTCGCTTCCCATcatagaattcatacaggagagaaaccctataactgcatggaatgtggaaagagctttagttacagccaccatctcacttcccatcaaagaattcatacaggggagaaaccctatcagtgcttcgaatgtggaaagagcttcagaaaaaGTTCCCATCTCagttctcatcaaagaattcatacaggggagaaaccctatcagtgcttcgaatgtggaaagagcttcagaaaaaGTTCCCATCTCagttctcatcaaagaattcatacaggggagaaaccctatcagtgcttcgaatgtggaaagagctttagtcaaagtgcacatctcacttcccatcaaagaattcatacaggggagaaaccttataatTGCACAGAATGTGCAAAAAGCTTCAGCCAGAAGGGTAGTCTCACTTcacatcaaaggattcatacaggggagaaaacatatcagtgtttggaatgtggaaagagcttccggaCGGAGATTAAGCTCACaagccatcaaagaattcatagaggggagaaaccttttcaatgccatgagtgtggaaagagctttcgtatCCGGCTGAGTCTCacattccatcaaagaattcatacaggggagaaaccctatcagtgcttagaatgtggaaagagctttagtcaaagtgcacatctcacttcccatcaaagaattcatacaggggagaaaccctatcagtgcttcgaatgtggaaagagcttcagtctcagccatagtctcacttcccatcaaagaagtcatacaggggagaaaccctatcagtgcttcaaatgtggaaagagcttcagtcttagcagtagtctcacttcccatcttagaattcatacaggggagaaaccttttcaatgccacgagtgtgaaaagagcttttcTCACAgttccagtctcacttcccatcaaagaattcatacagggcagaaaccctatcagtgcttggaatgtgggatgAGGTTCAATCGGAAggatagtctcacttcccatcaaagaattcatacaggggagaaaccttttcaatgccacgagtgtgaaaagagcttttcTCAGagttccaatctcacttcccatcaaagaattcatacagggcagaaaccctatcagtgcttggaatgtggaaagagctttcgtcagagaggtgatctcacttcccatcaaagaattcatacaggggagaaaccctttcaatgcctggaatgtgggaaaagcttcagtctCAGTCACAGTCTCActtcacatcaaagaattcatacaggggagaaaccatatccatgcctggaatgtgggaagagcttcagtcacacgaaccatctcatttcccatcaaagaattcatacaggggagaaaccctttcaatgcctggaatgtgggaaaagcttcagtctCAGTCACAGTCTCActtcacatcaaagaattcatacaggggagaaaccatatcagtgcttggaatgtggaaagagcttcagccggAAGGAAAatgtcacttcccatcaaagaattcatacagggaagaaaccctatcagtgcttggactgtggaaagagtttcaatcGGAAGGatggtctcacttcccatcaaagaattcatgcaGAGGGAAGACCAAGAAAGAAAAGTAATAAAGCAAAAATTATTAAACAGCCCGTACCAAACACAGTTGAACGGGAAAGAGAAAGGGACGGGGGAGAATAA
- the LOC128424278 gene encoding zinc finger protein 271-like isoform X2, protein MPRTIRFGEGGRAESRLCSACEGFYRAGVLERTGSRDSRGQVLQSRFLPPPVPSPFRHLWSPPRAASVSLLGIIRFLDSSGRMKETDPAKLARMEGGRWTVDLVRLSSASLPTTSERSLSGNSERSDGEELEEKNKGDQNRIHIAEKSYKYSECGENIRQSSQSTSHQRKSFVRRDSFTSHERTKSREKLYQCRECGKSFTRKGSLASHHRIHTGEKPYNCMECGKSFSYSHHLTSHQRIHTGEKPYQCFECGKSFRKSSHLSSHQRIHTGEKPYQCFECGKSFRKSSHLSSHQRIHTGEKPYQCFECGKSFSQSAHLTSHQRIHTGEKPYNCTECAKSFSQKGSLTSHQRIHTGEKTYQCLECGKSFRTEIKLTSHQRIHRGEKPFQCHECGKSFRIRLSLTFHQRIHTGEKPYQCLECGKSFSQSAHLTSHQRIHTGEKPYQCFECGKSFSLSHSLTSHQRSHTGEKPYQCFKCGKSFSLSSSLTSHLRIHTGEKPFQCHECEKSFSHSSSLTSHQRIHTGQKPYQCLECGMRFNRKDSLTSHQRIHTGEKPFQCHECEKSFSQSSNLTSHQRIHTGQKPYQCLECGKSFRQRGDLTSHQRIHTGEKPFQCLECGKSFSLSHSLTSHQRIHTGEKPYPCLECGKSFSHTNHLISHQRIHTGEKPFQCLECGKSFSLSHSLTSHQRIHTGEKPYQCLECGKSFSRKENVTSHQRIHTGKKPYQCLDCGKSFNRKDGLTSHQRIHAEGRPRKKSNKAKIIKQPVPNTVERERERDGGE, encoded by the exons gttCCTCGACTcatcaggaaggatgaaagagacgGATCCTGCAAAGCTagcgaggatggaagggggaagatggacggttgacctggtcaggttgtcttccgcatccctccccacaacctctgagcgTTCCCTGTCAGGGAACTCTGAGAGATCTG atggtgaagAATTGGAAGAGAAGAACAAGGGGGACCAGAACAGAATCCACATAGCAGAGAAGTCATATAAATATTCAGAGTGTGGAGAGAACATCCGTCAGAGCTCCCAGtccacctcccatcaaagaaagAGCTTCGTTAGGAGGGATAGCTTCACTTCACATGAAAGAACAAAGAGTAGGGAGAAATTGTATCAGTgcagagaatgtggaaagagtttcactcGGAAGGGCAGTCTCGCTTCCCATcatagaattcatacaggagagaaaccctataactgcatggaatgtggaaagagctttagttacagccaccatctcacttcccatcaaagaattcatacaggggagaaaccctatcagtgcttcgaatgtggaaagagcttcagaaaaaGTTCCCATCTCagttctcatcaaagaattcatacaggggagaaaccctatcagtgcttcgaatgtggaaagagcttcagaaaaaGTTCCCATCTCagttctcatcaaagaattcatacaggggagaaaccctatcagtgcttcgaatgtggaaagagctttagtcaaagtgcacatctcacttcccatcaaagaattcatacaggggagaaaccttataatTGCACAGAATGTGCAAAAAGCTTCAGCCAGAAGGGTAGTCTCACTTcacatcaaaggattcatacaggggagaaaacatatcagtgtttggaatgtggaaagagcttccggaCGGAGATTAAGCTCACaagccatcaaagaattcatagaggggagaaaccttttcaatgccatgagtgtggaaagagctttcgtatCCGGCTGAGTCTCacattccatcaaagaattcatacaggggagaaaccctatcagtgcttagaatgtggaaagagctttagtcaaagtgcacatctcacttcccatcaaagaattcatacaggggagaaaccctatcagtgcttcgaatgtggaaagagcttcagtctcagccatagtctcacttcccatcaaagaagtcatacaggggagaaaccctatcagtgcttcaaatgtggaaagagcttcagtcttagcagtagtctcacttcccatcttagaattcatacaggggagaaaccttttcaatgccacgagtgtgaaaagagcttttcTCACAgttccagtctcacttcccatcaaagaattcatacagggcagaaaccctatcagtgcttggaatgtgggatgAGGTTCAATCGGAAggatagtctcacttcccatcaaagaattcatacaggggagaaaccttttcaatgccacgagtgtgaaaagagcttttcTCAGagttccaatctcacttcccatcaaagaattcatacagggcagaaaccctatcagtgcttggaatgtggaaagagctttcgtcagagaggtgatctcacttcccatcaaagaattcatacaggggagaaaccctttcaatgcctggaatgtgggaaaagcttcagtctCAGTCACAGTCTCActtcacatcaaagaattcatacaggggagaaaccatatccatgcctggaatgtgggaagagcttcagtcacacgaaccatctcatttcccatcaaagaattcatacaggggagaaaccctttcaatgcctggaatgtgggaaaagcttcagtctCAGTCACAGTCTCActtcacatcaaagaattcatacaggggagaaaccatatcagtgcttggaatgtggaaagagcttcagccggAAGGAAAatgtcacttcccatcaaagaattcatacagggaagaaaccctatcagtgcttggactgtggaaagagtttcaatcGGAAGGatggtctcacttcccatcaaagaattcatgcaGAGGGAAGACCAAGAAAGAAAAGTAATAAAGCAAAAATTATTAAACAGCCCGTACCAAACACAGTTGAACGGGAAAGAGAAAGGGACGGGGGAGAATAA